In one window of Micromonospora cathayae DNA:
- a CDS encoding DUF4238 domain-containing protein codes for MAGKDKLRRRHHIVPRFYLQRFADQRGLLRRIVLPGDVRHSVSVTDATVAKDFYLVEEEDGSRTDRVEQLLGDFETEAADAFRTVVDSQVWPIPDDARLAIACWAAFQILRTTVQRQSGAELADMLFKLQMGAGGKPQLRSMLRKNLNREPTEAEVEELWTKVSDFDSYAVAPHPNSHIKTMLDLMPRAAYSFYERGWSLIRWKRKALATSDHPVVLVADPDRPQWSGVGLRTAGAILVPLDRRAALWMEAPEAADEQLPGTTAMAHVYNWLIVGQAHKALFHHPDDDPLAGIDLPQPRGRLMGGYEQVKGFVYPDGMPPISAGDDLPTS; via the coding sequence GTGGCGGGCAAGGACAAGTTGCGGCGCCGGCATCACATCGTGCCGCGGTTCTACCTTCAACGGTTCGCAGACCAGCGAGGGCTACTCAGGCGCATCGTGCTACCCGGCGACGTCCGCCACTCTGTCTCTGTCACGGACGCTACAGTGGCCAAAGACTTCTACCTCGTTGAGGAGGAGGACGGCAGCCGCACCGACCGGGTGGAGCAGCTGCTCGGCGACTTCGAGACCGAGGCCGCAGATGCGTTCCGCACGGTCGTCGACAGCCAGGTATGGCCAATCCCGGACGACGCGCGGCTCGCCATCGCTTGTTGGGCGGCCTTCCAGATTCTCCGCACCACAGTGCAGCGGCAATCCGGCGCGGAGCTCGCCGACATGCTGTTCAAGCTACAGATGGGCGCTGGCGGCAAACCCCAGCTCCGCAGCATGCTGCGCAAGAACCTCAATCGGGAGCCTACCGAGGCAGAGGTCGAGGAGCTCTGGACGAAGGTCAGTGACTTCGACTCCTACGCCGTCGCGCCCCATCCGAATTCCCACATCAAGACGATGCTGGATCTGATGCCCAGGGCAGCGTACTCGTTTTATGAGCGAGGCTGGAGCCTGATCCGCTGGAAGCGCAAGGCCCTCGCAACGAGCGATCATCCGGTTGTCCTGGTGGCCGATCCGGATCGACCACAGTGGTCCGGCGTGGGGCTGCGGACAGCCGGTGCCATCCTCGTGCCGCTCGACCGCCGCGCTGCACTCTGGATGGAAGCGCCAGAGGCAGCCGACGAGCAACTACCCGGGACTACAGCCATGGCCCACGTTTACAACTGGTTGATCGTCGGCCAGGCCCACAAGGCCCTATTCCACCATCCTGACGACGATCCACTCGCCGGCATCGACCTGCCACAGCCGCGCGGCAGGCTCATGGGAGGCTATGAACAGGTCAAGGGCTTCGTTTATCCGGACGGCATGCCTCCTATCTCGGCGGGTGATGACCTCCCTACTTCTTGA
- a CDS encoding phage minor head protein → MAEPDRWLPLRLDHEARVVAAERRVLRAARAALRAWLRDARTVTLPVTAALLPPDPSALAGAGQAWFEAMTAHLRPAVEQTFLEGVRDAGGDLELLRVAQMKDEYLASLPNRLQGVPDSAWQEVTAAVAELTAEGASIPQIRDAIEAILGERSWDDRVVTIARTETIGAYNAGTLTAWLTAEQALDEKLDKVWVSTHDERTRDDHRDADGQRVALDGVFMVGGVPMRFPGDPTAPPGQTVNCRCTMIEVEADEPLPVVPKHPWPRRDRATGLDITVTAAAAAKGGKQMATWKGTLAPLGARSGDRRIFAADGEWSFRDLPLPLRWAREDAPGHEGAVTIGRITAGEVQKSKLSGAGDFIDAVPELGEALELLRAGVLFPSVDLDDFEFMFTDEKGTPIEEMSDEEWEAFMKAGEEPYIMVTKGRVMAVTLVGTQAFPDAKLELVDDEEPADDVPSDEEEKEEEPVTAAGVATKKQVAPLYPPRAWFDDPGLAELTPITVTADGRVFGHLADRDCHLSFLTGGQCVLPPDEGGFDWFHRPEIQTAEGELVAVGHITASTGHADLSASAAAAVEHYDDTGTQVAVVRAGRDAHGTWVAGSLVPEATEEQVQLLRRSPLSGDWRWIGGARHLVAALCVNVGGFPVVRGRSSGGRAYAMVASGWAGWKPSDSEGRRPEAPLSPAAFEAAVRRAVAAGFAAERQRAVNAAVAERIAASIGRDRRTLVAALSAEVHGE, encoded by the coding sequence GTGGCCGAGCCGGACCGTTGGCTGCCGCTGCGCCTCGACCACGAGGCGCGGGTGGTGGCCGCCGAGCGCCGGGTGCTGCGGGCGGCGCGGGCCGCCCTGCGCGCCTGGCTGCGCGACGCCCGGACCGTGACCCTGCCGGTCACCGCAGCGCTGCTGCCGCCCGACCCGTCGGCGCTCGCCGGTGCCGGGCAGGCGTGGTTCGAGGCGATGACGGCACACCTGCGGCCCGCCGTCGAGCAGACGTTCCTTGAGGGAGTCCGCGACGCGGGCGGCGACCTGGAGCTGCTGAGGGTCGCGCAGATGAAGGACGAGTACCTGGCGTCCCTGCCCAACCGGCTCCAGGGCGTGCCCGACAGTGCGTGGCAGGAGGTCACGGCGGCGGTCGCCGAGCTGACCGCCGAGGGCGCGAGCATCCCGCAGATCCGTGACGCGATCGAGGCGATCCTGGGGGAGCGGTCGTGGGACGACCGGGTGGTGACGATCGCCCGGACCGAGACGATCGGCGCGTACAACGCGGGAACCCTGACGGCCTGGTTGACCGCCGAGCAGGCGCTGGACGAGAAGCTGGACAAGGTGTGGGTGTCCACGCACGACGAGCGGACCCGGGACGACCACCGGGACGCCGACGGGCAGCGCGTCGCCCTGGACGGGGTGTTCATGGTCGGCGGGGTGCCGATGCGGTTCCCGGGCGACCCGACCGCGCCGCCGGGGCAGACGGTGAACTGCCGCTGCACGATGATCGAGGTGGAGGCCGACGAGCCCCTGCCTGTGGTCCCGAAGCACCCGTGGCCCCGGCGCGACCGGGCGACCGGGCTGGATATCACGGTGACGGCGGCGGCAGCCGCGAAGGGTGGCAAGCAGATGGCGACGTGGAAGGGGACGCTGGCGCCGCTGGGTGCCAGGTCGGGTGACCGGCGGATCTTCGCGGCGGACGGCGAGTGGTCGTTCCGCGACCTGCCGCTGCCGCTGCGGTGGGCGCGCGAGGACGCCCCCGGACACGAGGGCGCGGTGACGATCGGCCGGATCACCGCCGGCGAGGTGCAGAAGAGCAAGCTGAGCGGGGCGGGCGACTTCATCGACGCGGTGCCGGAGCTGGGCGAGGCCCTGGAGCTGCTGCGCGCCGGGGTGCTGTTCCCGAGCGTGGACCTGGACGACTTCGAGTTCATGTTCACCGACGAGAAGGGCACCCCGATCGAGGAGATGTCCGACGAGGAGTGGGAAGCCTTCATGAAGGCCGGCGAGGAGCCGTACATTATGGTGACCAAGGGCCGGGTGATGGCGGTGACGCTCGTCGGCACGCAGGCGTTCCCCGACGCAAAGCTGGAGCTGGTCGACGACGAGGAGCCGGCCGACGACGTGCCCTCCGATGAGGAGGAAAAGGAGGAAGAGCCGGTCACCGCGGCCGGCGTGGCGACGAAGAAGCAGGTCGCGCCGCTGTACCCGCCGCGCGCCTGGTTCGACGACCCGGGCCTGGCCGAGCTGACGCCGATCACGGTCACCGCGGACGGGCGGGTGTTCGGGCACCTCGCCGACCGGGATTGCCACCTGTCGTTCCTGACCGGCGGGCAGTGCGTGCTGCCGCCGGACGAGGGCGGCTTCGACTGGTTCCACCGGCCGGAGATCCAGACCGCCGAGGGGGAGCTGGTCGCGGTCGGGCACATCACGGCCAGCACCGGGCACGCCGACCTGTCCGCCAGCGCGGCGGCCGCCGTGGAGCACTACGACGACACCGGCACGCAGGTCGCCGTGGTGCGGGCCGGGCGGGACGCCCACGGCACGTGGGTCGCGGGGTCGCTGGTGCCGGAGGCCACCGAGGAGCAGGTGCAGTTGCTGCGCCGGTCGCCCCTGTCGGGGGACTGGCGGTGGATCGGCGGCGCGCGACACCTCGTCGCGGCGCTGTGCGTCAACGTCGGCGGCTTCCCGGTGGTGCGGGGCCGCTCGTCGGGCGGGCGGGCGTACGCGATGGTCGCTTCGGGCTGGGCGGGCTGGAAGCCGTCCGACTCGGAAGGCCGGCGGCCGGAGGCGCCGCTGTCGCCGGCCGCCTTCGAGGCGGCGGTGCGGCGGGCGGTGGCCGCCGGGTTCGCCGCCGAGCGACAGCGTGCCGTGAACGCGGCGGTGGCCGAGCGGATTGCCGCGTCGATCGGCCGGGACCGAAGGACGCTGGTGGCGGCGCTGTCCGCCGAGGTGCATGGGGAGTAG